A single window of Euzebya sp. DNA harbors:
- a CDS encoding L-lactate permease: MDVLAAALPILVVLVAMVAVRWTAARAGLVGLAITLVLAVTTFGLGTDVLPDVGVAGAVGGALLEAVFTAVVILWIVVPALAIHNLQLRTGGTEVLRGALARLSRDPRVTALLVAWTFALFMEGAAGFGASVALAAPFLVSAGFSRVAAVTAALIGHSVGVSFGAVGTPVLPQITATGLSGLELSRAAGTYHALLGWLPLLVVVWLVTRMATAEGWEGLAPRRTVAMLTAVAAAGFLLPYAGLALAVGPELPTLGGALVGGGLLIAVLVVGRRRGLVPVPTAAPAGAPAPGTPAGSLARPVDDVAAPTSGRARALGGAPYLVLVGVVLVTRLVAPLQHALRSGW; encoded by the coding sequence GTGGACGTCCTCGCCGCCGCCCTGCCGATCCTCGTCGTGCTCGTCGCGATGGTCGCCGTCCGCTGGACCGCCGCACGGGCGGGCCTGGTCGGGCTGGCCATCACCCTGGTCCTGGCCGTGACCACGTTCGGGCTCGGCACGGACGTCCTCCCCGACGTGGGGGTGGCCGGCGCGGTCGGCGGGGCCCTCCTCGAGGCGGTCTTCACCGCCGTGGTGATCCTGTGGATCGTCGTCCCGGCCCTCGCGATCCACAACCTGCAACTGCGCACCGGCGGGACGGAGGTCCTGCGCGGCGCCCTCGCCCGGCTGTCCCGCGATCCCCGGGTGACCGCCCTGCTGGTGGCCTGGACCTTCGCGCTGTTCATGGAGGGCGCCGCCGGGTTCGGCGCGTCGGTCGCACTCGCCGCCCCCTTCCTCGTCTCGGCGGGCTTCTCCCGCGTCGCCGCGGTCACCGCCGCGCTGATCGGCCACTCCGTCGGGGTGTCCTTCGGCGCGGTCGGCACACCGGTGCTGCCCCAGATCACCGCCACCGGCCTGTCCGGGCTCGAGCTGTCCCGGGCGGCTGGGACCTACCACGCCCTCCTCGGCTGGCTCCCCCTCCTGGTCGTCGTCTGGCTCGTCACCCGCATGGCCACCGCGGAGGGGTGGGAGGGGCTCGCGCCACGCCGCACGGTCGCGATGCTGACCGCCGTCGCCGCGGCCGGCTTCCTCCTCCCCTATGCCGGGCTGGCCCTGGCCGTGGGTCCCGAGCTCCCCACCCTCGGCGGCGCCCTCGTCGGCGGCGGCCTCCTGATCGCGGTGCTCGTCGTCGGCCGTCGCCGCGGCCTGGTCCCCGTCCCCACCGCCGCGCCCGCGGGCGCACCCGCCCCCGGCACCCCGGCCGGGTCCCTCGCCCGCCCCGTCGACGACGTGGCGGCCCCCACGTCGGGACGTGCCCGCGCCCTCGGCGGCGCGCCCTACCTCGTGCTGGTCGGAGTTGTGCTGGTCACACGGCTCGTCGCGCCGCTACAGCACGCCCTCCGGAGCGGGTGGTG